The Cherax quadricarinatus isolate ZL_2023a chromosome 53, ASM3850222v1, whole genome shotgun sequence genome includes a region encoding these proteins:
- the LOC128692226 gene encoding dynein heavy chain-like isoform X2: MVSSNLFVVVVLAVVAAVVADPVYPEPCYPKTHYVTQYQTEVQQVPVYKTVYKQQIIPTTLYHTQYQTEYQTDYQTQYVPQYVTQTVYKTQVQYVTQYQTVYKTQYQTHYVTKAEYIPEYITKTQYQTQYVTQVQYQTVYKTEYKPQYVTKTQVLYQTQYQTKVVPEYHTVVKTQHTYKTVCPKPAYGYGYDY; this comes from the exons ATGGTGTCTTCAAAtttgtttgtagtggtggtgttggctgtggtggcggcagtggtggctgACCCTGTCTATCCTGAACCTTGCTACCCCAAGACTCATTATGTCACCCAGTACCAAACTGAAGTTCAGCAG GTACCAGTGTACAAGACGGTGTACAAACAGCAGATCATccctaccactctctaccacacaCAGTACCAGACTGAGTACCAGACTGACTACCAGACCCAGTACGTCCCTCAGTATGTGACCCAGACCGTCTACAAGACCCAAGTCCAGTACGTAACTCAGTACCAGACCGTATACAAGACCCAGTACCAGACCCATTACGTCACCAAGGCCGAGTACATCCCTGAATACATTACCAAAACCCAATACCAAACCCAGTACGTTACCCAGGTCCAGTACCAGACAGTGTACAAGACTGAGTACAAACCCCAGTACGTGACCAAGACTCAGGTGCTGTACCAGACCCAGTACCAGACCAAGGTGGTCCCTGAGTACCACACTGTCGTCAAGACCCAGCACACCTACAAGACCGTGTGTCCCAAGCCTGCCTACGGCTACGGTTACGACTACTGA
- the LOC128692227 gene encoding adhesive plaque matrix protein-like isoform X1, with protein sequence MLQMQASGVCVVVLAVVVAVVADPSYPQPAPCYPKTQYVTQYQTQVQQVPVYKTVYKTQVVPTTFYQTQYHTQYQTKYQTQYVPKYVTQTVYKTQVQYVTQYQTVYKTQYQTQYVTKTQYVPQYITKTQYQTQYVTQTQYQTVYKTEYKPQYVTKTQVEYHTQYQTQVVPEYHTVTKTQHTYKTVCPKPSYGY encoded by the exons ATGTTACAGATGCAGGCTtcaggagtgtgtgtggtggtgttggctgtggtggtggcagtggtggctgaCCCAAGCTACCCTCAACCAGCTCCCTGCTATCCAAAGACCCAGTATGTCACTCAATACCAGACACAGGTCCAGCAG gtgcCAGTGTATAAAACAGTCTACAAAACACAAGTCGTccccaccaccttctatcagaCCCAGTACCACACCCAGTACCAGACCAAGTACCAAACCCAGTACGTTCCCAAGTATGTCACCCAAACAGTCTACAAGACGCAAGTTCAGTACGTGACTCAGTACCAGACCGTATACAAGACCCAGTACCAAACTCAGTATGTGACCAAGACCCAATATGTACCACAATACATCACAAAGACTCAATACCAGACTCAATACGTTACCCAGACTCAATACCAGACTGTGTACAAGACTGAATACAAACCCCAGTATGTAACAAAGACTCAGGTAGAGTACCACACCCAGTACCAAACCCAAGTGGTCCCCGAGTACCACACGGTCACCAAGACCCAGCACACGTACAAGACCGTGTGCCCAAAGCCTTCCTACGGTTACTGA
- the LOC138854235 gene encoding adhesive plaque matrix protein-like isoform X1 yields the protein MLQMQASGVCVVVLAVVVAVVADPSYPQPAPCYPKTQYVTQYQTQVQQVPVYKTVYETQVVPTTFYQTQYHTQYQTKYQTQYVPQYVTQTVYKTQVQYVTQYQTVYKTQYQTQYVTKTQYVPQYITQTQYQTQYVTQTHYQTVYKTEYKPQYVTKTQVEYHTQYQTQVVPEYHTVTKTQHTYKTVCPKPSYGY from the exons ATGTTACAGATGCAGGCTtcaggagtgtgtgtggtggtgttggctgtggtggtggcagtggtggctgaCCCAAGCTACCCTCAACCAGCTCCCTGCTACCCAAAGACCCAGTATGTCACTCAGTACCAGACACAGGTCCAACAG GTGCCAGTGTATAAAACAGTCTACGAAACACAAGTCGTCCCCACCACGTTCTATCAGACCCAGTACCACACCCAGTACCAGACGAAGTACCAAACCCAGTACGTTCCCCAGTATGTCACCCAAACAGTCTACAAGACGCAAGTTCAGTACGTGACTCAGTACCAGACCGTATACAAGACCCAGTACCAAACTCAGTATGTGACCAAGACCCAATATGTGCCACAGTACATAACACAGACACAATACCAGACTCAATACGTTACCCAGACTCACTACCAGACTGTGTACAAGACTGAATACAAACCCCAGTATGTAACAAAGACTCAGGTAGAGTACCACACCCAGTACCAAACCCAAGTGGTCCCCGAGTACCACACGGTCACCAAGACCCAGCACACGTACAAGACCGTGTGTCCCAAGCCTTCCTACGGCTACTGA
- the LOC138854234 gene encoding adhesive plaque matrix protein-like isoform X1, which translates to MLQMQASGVCVVVLAVVVAVVADPSYPQPAPCYPKTQYVTQYQTQVQEVPVYKTVYETQVVPTTFYQTQYHTQYQTKYQTQYVPQYVTQTVYKTQVQYVTQYQTVYKTQYQTQYVTKTQYVPQYITQTQYQTQYVTQTHYQTVYKTEYKPQYVTKTQVEYHTQYQTQVVPEYHTVTKTQHTYKTVCPKPSYGY; encoded by the exons ATGTTACAGATGCAGGCTtcaggagtgtgtgtggtggtgttggctgtggtggtggcagtggtggctgaCCCAAGCTACCCTCAACCAGCTCCCTGCTACCCAAAGACCCAGTATGTCACTCAGTACCAGACACAGGTCCAGGAG GTGCCAGTGTATAAAACAGTCTACGAAACACAAGTCGTCCCCACCACGTTCTATCAGACCCAGTACCACACCCAGTACCAGACGAAGTACCAAACCCAGTACGTTCCCCAGTATGTCACCCAAACAGTCTACAAGACGCAAGTTCAGTACGTGACTCAGTACCAGACCGTATACAAGACCCAGTACCAAACTCAGTATGTGACCAAGACCCAATATGTACCACAGTACATAACACAGACACAATACCAGACTCAATACGTTACCCAGACTCACTACCAGACTGTGTACAAGACTGAATACAAACCCCAGTATGTAACAAAGACTCAGGTAGAGTACCACACCCAGTACCAAACCCAAGTGGTCCCCGAGTACCACACGGTCACCAAGACCCAGCACACGTACAAGACCGTGTGTCCCAAGCCTTCCTACGGCTACTGA
- the LOC138854235 gene encoding adhesive plaque matrix protein-like isoform X2, with protein sequence MQASGVCVVVLAVVVAVVADPSYPQPAPCYPKTQYVTQYQTQVQQVPVYKTVYETQVVPTTFYQTQYHTQYQTKYQTQYVPQYVTQTVYKTQVQYVTQYQTVYKTQYQTQYVTKTQYVPQYITQTQYQTQYVTQTHYQTVYKTEYKPQYVTKTQVEYHTQYQTQVVPEYHTVTKTQHTYKTVCPKPSYGY encoded by the exons ATGCAGGCTtcaggagtgtgtgtggtggtgttggctgtggtggtggcagtggtggctgaCCCAAGCTACCCTCAACCAGCTCCCTGCTACCCAAAGACCCAGTATGTCACTCAGTACCAGACACAGGTCCAACAG GTGCCAGTGTATAAAACAGTCTACGAAACACAAGTCGTCCCCACCACGTTCTATCAGACCCAGTACCACACCCAGTACCAGACGAAGTACCAAACCCAGTACGTTCCCCAGTATGTCACCCAAACAGTCTACAAGACGCAAGTTCAGTACGTGACTCAGTACCAGACCGTATACAAGACCCAGTACCAAACTCAGTATGTGACCAAGACCCAATATGTGCCACAGTACATAACACAGACACAATACCAGACTCAATACGTTACCCAGACTCACTACCAGACTGTGTACAAGACTGAATACAAACCCCAGTATGTAACAAAGACTCAGGTAGAGTACCACACCCAGTACCAAACCCAAGTGGTCCCCGAGTACCACACGGTCACCAAGACCCAGCACACGTACAAGACCGTGTGTCCCAAGCCTTCCTACGGCTACTGA
- the LOC128692227 gene encoding adhesive plaque matrix protein-like isoform X2, with protein sequence MQASGVCVVVLAVVVAVVADPSYPQPAPCYPKTQYVTQYQTQVQQVPVYKTVYKTQVVPTTFYQTQYHTQYQTKYQTQYVPKYVTQTVYKTQVQYVTQYQTVYKTQYQTQYVTKTQYVPQYITKTQYQTQYVTQTQYQTVYKTEYKPQYVTKTQVEYHTQYQTQVVPEYHTVTKTQHTYKTVCPKPSYGY encoded by the exons ATGCAGGCTtcaggagtgtgtgtggtggtgttggctgtggtggtggcagtggtggctgaCCCAAGCTACCCTCAACCAGCTCCCTGCTATCCAAAGACCCAGTATGTCACTCAATACCAGACACAGGTCCAGCAG gtgcCAGTGTATAAAACAGTCTACAAAACACAAGTCGTccccaccaccttctatcagaCCCAGTACCACACCCAGTACCAGACCAAGTACCAAACCCAGTACGTTCCCAAGTATGTCACCCAAACAGTCTACAAGACGCAAGTTCAGTACGTGACTCAGTACCAGACCGTATACAAGACCCAGTACCAAACTCAGTATGTGACCAAGACCCAATATGTACCACAATACATCACAAAGACTCAATACCAGACTCAATACGTTACCCAGACTCAATACCAGACTGTGTACAAGACTGAATACAAACCCCAGTATGTAACAAAGACTCAGGTAGAGTACCACACCCAGTACCAAACCCAAGTGGTCCCCGAGTACCACACGGTCACCAAGACCCAGCACACGTACAAGACCGTGTGCCCAAAGCCTTCCTACGGTTACTGA
- the LOC128692226 gene encoding dynein heavy chain-like isoform X1 — protein sequence MLQMVSSNLFVVVVLAVVAAVVADPVYPEPCYPKTHYVTQYQTEVQQVPVYKTVYKQQIIPTTLYHTQYQTEYQTDYQTQYVPQYVTQTVYKTQVQYVTQYQTVYKTQYQTHYVTKAEYIPEYITKTQYQTQYVTQVQYQTVYKTEYKPQYVTKTQVLYQTQYQTKVVPEYHTVVKTQHTYKTVCPKPAYGYGYDY from the exons ATGTTGCAGATGGTGTCTTCAAAtttgtttgtagtggtggtgttggctgtggtggcggcagtggtggctgACCCTGTCTATCCTGAACCTTGCTACCCCAAGACTCATTATGTCACCCAGTACCAAACTGAAGTTCAGCAG GTACCAGTGTACAAGACGGTGTACAAACAGCAGATCATccctaccactctctaccacacaCAGTACCAGACTGAGTACCAGACTGACTACCAGACCCAGTACGTCCCTCAGTATGTGACCCAGACCGTCTACAAGACCCAAGTCCAGTACGTAACTCAGTACCAGACCGTATACAAGACCCAGTACCAGACCCATTACGTCACCAAGGCCGAGTACATCCCTGAATACATTACCAAAACCCAATACCAAACCCAGTACGTTACCCAGGTCCAGTACCAGACAGTGTACAAGACTGAGTACAAACCCCAGTACGTGACCAAGACTCAGGTGCTGTACCAGACCCAGTACCAGACCAAGGTGGTCCCTGAGTACCACACTGTCGTCAAGACCCAGCACACCTACAAGACCGTGTGTCCCAAGCCTGCCTACGGCTACGGTTACGACTACTGA
- the LOC128692228 gene encoding adhesive plaque matrix protein-like yields MQSSGLCVVVVLAVVAAVVVADPSYPQPAPCYPKTQYVTKYQTQVQQVPVYKTVYKTQVVPTTFYQTQYQTQYQTKYQTQYVPQYVTQTVYKTQVQYVTQYQTVYKTQYQTQYVTKTQYVPQYITKTQYQTQYVTQTQYQTVYKTEYKPQYVTKTQVEYHTQYQTQVVPEYHTVTKTQHTYKTVCPKPSYGY; encoded by the exons ATGCAGTCTTCaggcttgtgtgtggtggtagtgttggctgtggttgcagcggtggtggtggctgacCCAAGCTACCCTCAACCAGCTCCCTGTTACCCCAAGACCCAGTACGTCACCAAGTACCAGACACAGGTCCAACAG GTGCCAGTGTATAAAACAGTCTACAAAACACAAGTCGTccccaccaccttctatcagaCCCAGTACCAAACCCAGTACCAGACCAAGTACCAGACCCAGTACGTTCCCCAGTATGTCACCCAGACAGTCTACAAGACGCAAGTTCAGTACGTGACTCAGTACCAGACCGTATACAAGACCCAGTACCAAACTCAGTATGTGACCAAGACCCAATATGTACCACAATACATCACAAAGACCCAATACCAGACTCAATACGTTACCCAGACTCAATACCAGACTGTGTACAAGACTGAATACAAACCCCAGTATGTAACAAAGACTCAGGTAGAGTACCACACCCAGTACCAAACCCAAGTGGTCCCCGAGTACCACACAGTCACCAAGACCCAGCACACATACAAGACAGTGTGCCCCAAGCCTTCCTACGGCTACTGA
- the LOC138854234 gene encoding adhesive plaque matrix protein-like isoform X2 has product MQASGVCVVVLAVVVAVVADPSYPQPAPCYPKTQYVTQYQTQVQEVPVYKTVYETQVVPTTFYQTQYHTQYQTKYQTQYVPQYVTQTVYKTQVQYVTQYQTVYKTQYQTQYVTKTQYVPQYITQTQYQTQYVTQTHYQTVYKTEYKPQYVTKTQVEYHTQYQTQVVPEYHTVTKTQHTYKTVCPKPSYGY; this is encoded by the exons ATGCAGGCTtcaggagtgtgtgtggtggtgttggctgtggtggtggcagtggtggctgaCCCAAGCTACCCTCAACCAGCTCCCTGCTACCCAAAGACCCAGTATGTCACTCAGTACCAGACACAGGTCCAGGAG GTGCCAGTGTATAAAACAGTCTACGAAACACAAGTCGTCCCCACCACGTTCTATCAGACCCAGTACCACACCCAGTACCAGACGAAGTACCAAACCCAGTACGTTCCCCAGTATGTCACCCAAACAGTCTACAAGACGCAAGTTCAGTACGTGACTCAGTACCAGACCGTATACAAGACCCAGTACCAAACTCAGTATGTGACCAAGACCCAATATGTACCACAGTACATAACACAGACACAATACCAGACTCAATACGTTACCCAGACTCACTACCAGACTGTGTACAAGACTGAATACAAACCCCAGTATGTAACAAAGACTCAGGTAGAGTACCACACCCAGTACCAAACCCAAGTGGTCCCCGAGTACCACACGGTCACCAAGACCCAGCACACGTACAAGACCGTGTGTCCCAAGCCTTCCTACGGCTACTGA